A stretch of the Oncorhynchus clarkii lewisi isolate Uvic-CL-2024 chromosome 9, UVic_Ocla_1.0, whole genome shotgun sequence genome encodes the following:
- the LOC139416689 gene encoding CDK5 and ABL1 enzyme substrate 2-like isoform X1, giving the protein MATAVFGRQCTTGSNTAKSHKEHLRKGKDSRRRQAALLFLNNISLDGRPLYHLSNGNHGQREAVELRSRDATGAQATGHPLFSSSIYGTVSLVAPSLAGGAAPTVAGISGLSPVPPNLVMDTGSSTAVRCSEVFFEGVDPMVPPDTPLSPTSGPQTFNPSAKSSFVPQTQNSVPGDTQRSRNHSGSPKPARVAKKVHFIKNMRQYDTRGSRIMMICAKRSLCAAFSVLPYGERVHLSDPKLEAHKLQLSSGVASDLFPGLEGLGVELGAYGKVRLNWRVIAHCLSVLCVRKRLFPHQTVSYAQFLFPTNALVRPKSSGALEPSTTQTPLSRYQCNGQKNYTTPSRLNSTIGQDLNIEDLADYDPYLLSDPQWPCGRHKRVLIFSSYVTTVIEYVKPSDLKKDMNETFKEKFPYIKLTLSKIRSLKWEMRAVGEECSLQPVTVAMAFVYFEKLVLQGRLNKQNRKLVSAACVLLAAKISSDLKKQEVRQLIDKLEERFRINRRELIPLEFPVLVALEMGLYLPDSKVMPHYRRLVQQG; this is encoded by the exons ATGGCGACTGCTGTTTTCGGTCGTCAATGTACAACAGGCAGTAATACTGCAAAATCACACAAAGAACACCTGCGAAAAGGTAAGGATTCACGACGGAGACAGGCGGCTCTTTTGTTCCTCAACAACATATCTTTAGACGGAAGGCCTTTGTATCATCTCAGCAATGGAAACCACGGTCAAAGGGAGGCCGTCGAGCTCCGAAGTCGAGACGCCACCGGGGCACAGGCGACTGGACACCCTCTTTTCTCATCGAGTATCTACGGAACCGTCTCCCTTGTGGCACCCTCCTTGGCCGGTGGCGCTGCTCCTACTGTGGCGGGGATCAGTGGACTGAGCCCAGTCCCTCCTAATTTGGTCATGGACACGGGCTCAAGTACTGCTGTGCGGTGTAGTGAGGTGTTTTTTGAGGGAGTTGACCCCATGGTCCCACCAGATACCCCTCTGTCCCCCACCTCTGGACCTCAGACATTCAATCCAAGTGCCAAATCATCATTTGTGCCCCAGACTCAGAATTCCGTTCCGGGGGATACACAAAG ATCACGGAATCATTCAGGCTCTCCAAAACCTGCAAGGGTGGCCAAGAAGGTCCACTTTATCAAGAATATGAGGCAGTACGACACAAGAGGCAGCAG GATCATGATGATTTGTGCCAAGCGGTCTCTATGTGCTGCTTTCTCAGTGCTGCCCTATGGAGAGCGTGTtcacctcag TGACCCAAAGTTGGAGGCGCACAAACTACAGCTGTCCTCTGGGGTGGCATCTGACCTGTTCCCTGGCCTGGAGGGCCTGGGGGTGGAGCTAGGTGCATATGGAAAGGTAAGGTTGAACTGGAGAGTAAttgcacactgtctgtctgtgctttgtGTTCGTAAACGTCTCTTTCCTCATCAGACGGTATCGTACGCCCAGTTCCTTTTCCCCACTAATGCCCTGGTGAGACCGAAGAGCAGTGGAGCACTAGAGCCCAGCACAACACAGACCCCCCTGTCACGTTACCAATGCAACGGCCAGAAGAACTACACCACCCCGTCTCGACTCAACAGCACCATAGGACAGGACCTGA ATATAGAAGACCTGGCAGACTATGATCCCTACCTACTCAGTGACCCTCAGTGGCCTTGCGGGAGACACAAGAGAGTTCTTATATTCTCATCATATGTG ACGACTGTTATTGAGTATGTAAAGCCGTCGGACCTGAAGAAAGACATGAATGAGACGTTTAAGGAGAAGTTCCCCTATATTAAACTGACCCTCAGCAAGATAAGAAG CCTGAAGTGGGAGATGCGTGCGGTGGGAGAGGAGTGCAGTTTGCAGCCGGTCACAGTGGCCATGGCATTTGTGTACTTTGAGAAACTGGTGCTGCAGGGCCGCCTGAACAAGCAGAATAGGAAATTGGTGTCTGCAGCCTGCGTCCTACTGGCAGCCAAGATCAGCAGTGACCTGAAGAAGCAGGAGGTCCGACAGCTGATTGAC
- the LOC139416689 gene encoding CDK5 and ABL1 enzyme substrate 2-like isoform X2: MATAVFGRQCTTGSNTAKSHKEHLRKGKDSRRRQAALLFLNNISLDGRPLYHLSNGNHGQREAVELRSRDATGAQATGHPLFSSSIYGTVSLVAPSLAGGAAPTVAGISGLSPVPPNLVMDTGSSTAVRCSEVFFEGVDPMVPPDTPLSPTSGPQTFNPSAKSSFVPQTQNSVPGDTQRSRNHSGSPKPARVAKKVHFIKNMRQYDTRGSRIMMICAKRSLCAAFSVLPYGERVHLSDPKLEAHKLQLSSGVASDLFPGLEGLGVELGAYGKTVSYAQFLFPTNALVRPKSSGALEPSTTQTPLSRYQCNGQKNYTTPSRLNSTIGQDLNIEDLADYDPYLLSDPQWPCGRHKRVLIFSSYVTTVIEYVKPSDLKKDMNETFKEKFPYIKLTLSKIRSLKWEMRAVGEECSLQPVTVAMAFVYFEKLVLQGRLNKQNRKLVSAACVLLAAKISSDLKKQEVRQLIDKLEERFRINRRELIPLEFPVLVALEMGLYLPDSKVMPHYRRLVQQG; encoded by the exons ATGGCGACTGCTGTTTTCGGTCGTCAATGTACAACAGGCAGTAATACTGCAAAATCACACAAAGAACACCTGCGAAAAGGTAAGGATTCACGACGGAGACAGGCGGCTCTTTTGTTCCTCAACAACATATCTTTAGACGGAAGGCCTTTGTATCATCTCAGCAATGGAAACCACGGTCAAAGGGAGGCCGTCGAGCTCCGAAGTCGAGACGCCACCGGGGCACAGGCGACTGGACACCCTCTTTTCTCATCGAGTATCTACGGAACCGTCTCCCTTGTGGCACCCTCCTTGGCCGGTGGCGCTGCTCCTACTGTGGCGGGGATCAGTGGACTGAGCCCAGTCCCTCCTAATTTGGTCATGGACACGGGCTCAAGTACTGCTGTGCGGTGTAGTGAGGTGTTTTTTGAGGGAGTTGACCCCATGGTCCCACCAGATACCCCTCTGTCCCCCACCTCTGGACCTCAGACATTCAATCCAAGTGCCAAATCATCATTTGTGCCCCAGACTCAGAATTCCGTTCCGGGGGATACACAAAG ATCACGGAATCATTCAGGCTCTCCAAAACCTGCAAGGGTGGCCAAGAAGGTCCACTTTATCAAGAATATGAGGCAGTACGACACAAGAGGCAGCAG GATCATGATGATTTGTGCCAAGCGGTCTCTATGTGCTGCTTTCTCAGTGCTGCCCTATGGAGAGCGTGTtcacctcag TGACCCAAAGTTGGAGGCGCACAAACTACAGCTGTCCTCTGGGGTGGCATCTGACCTGTTCCCTGGCCTGGAGGGCCTGGGGGTGGAGCTAGGTGCATATGGAAAG ACGGTATCGTACGCCCAGTTCCTTTTCCCCACTAATGCCCTGGTGAGACCGAAGAGCAGTGGAGCACTAGAGCCCAGCACAACACAGACCCCCCTGTCACGTTACCAATGCAACGGCCAGAAGAACTACACCACCCCGTCTCGACTCAACAGCACCATAGGACAGGACCTGA ATATAGAAGACCTGGCAGACTATGATCCCTACCTACTCAGTGACCCTCAGTGGCCTTGCGGGAGACACAAGAGAGTTCTTATATTCTCATCATATGTG ACGACTGTTATTGAGTATGTAAAGCCGTCGGACCTGAAGAAAGACATGAATGAGACGTTTAAGGAGAAGTTCCCCTATATTAAACTGACCCTCAGCAAGATAAGAAG CCTGAAGTGGGAGATGCGTGCGGTGGGAGAGGAGTGCAGTTTGCAGCCGGTCACAGTGGCCATGGCATTTGTGTACTTTGAGAAACTGGTGCTGCAGGGCCGCCTGAACAAGCAGAATAGGAAATTGGTGTCTGCAGCCTGCGTCCTACTGGCAGCCAAGATCAGCAGTGACCTGAAGAAGCAGGAGGTCCGACAGCTGATTGAC